The following are from one region of the Candidatus Microthrix parvicella Bio17-1 genome:
- a CDS encoding ATP-dependent nuclease — translation MRVAAVKISNHKRVADVKFDVRSQLVLVGPNAVGKSTILRLIDSTIGASWSSLYASIEPSQLRDATMPLEVEVRLTDLDPDDLAHFADKVQVSAGATANEVWLTARLTAVVSALDLDRVDITRSFVKPSVDDSAITRDDIRQIGWSFLPANRSPDRDLGSGRLSATRALLKGLDLKPPERAAITNSLQTLDAALLTSGSLGKLRKKLADQLSNLYPDAVKKDDLHIQLPASTVDDPLADLDVQLERDGMRAPLAAQSDGLRSMAVIALQLLTADAARVLAIDEPEIHLHPRGQANLAEILSLAPGQRAVATHAPAVLSKFLPEHVVAITAGGCRQLPVAAFAGDPKRLQHWWVESALEPLTADRVVFVEGVSDRILLRSVARLLGHDFDRRGVSVVSLGGAANFKPAIQLFGPSGFRLRLFGLVDNAEATFPAKALGVAVPDLHKHDILISTPDLEAEVVVALGVSATVGLLVASGLFTEAGILHATGAATVAALPQTDLAAHLRNHKVEAAAALDEGLTAPQATLLTVLADLAGRAVAP, via the coding sequence ATGAGGGTTGCAGCTGTCAAGATTTCCAACCACAAACGTGTGGCTGATGTTAAATTCGACGTGCGCTCGCAGTTGGTGCTTGTTGGGCCCAATGCAGTCGGCAAGTCGACGATTCTCAGGCTGATCGACTCGACCATCGGGGCGAGCTGGAGTTCGCTGTACGCATCGATCGAGCCGAGTCAGCTTCGTGATGCCACTATGCCACTCGAAGTCGAAGTACGGCTCACGGATCTCGACCCTGATGATCTCGCCCATTTCGCAGATAAGGTTCAGGTGAGTGCGGGCGCGACGGCTAATGAAGTCTGGCTGACCGCTCGCCTCACGGCAGTGGTTTCGGCGCTGGACCTTGATCGCGTTGACATCACTCGGTCGTTCGTGAAGCCGTCTGTTGATGACTCGGCCATTACACGGGACGACATCCGCCAGATTGGGTGGTCCTTCCTACCAGCAAATCGGTCGCCGGACCGAGACCTCGGTTCCGGCCGGCTGAGCGCCACTCGCGCTCTCCTCAAAGGGTTGGACCTTAAGCCTCCTGAACGTGCGGCAATCACCAACTCTCTCCAGACTCTCGATGCAGCTCTGCTTACCTCTGGGTCGTTAGGCAAGCTGCGGAAGAAGCTCGCCGATCAGTTGAGCAACCTGTACCCGGATGCAGTCAAGAAGGACGACTTGCACATCCAGCTACCCGCATCGACAGTGGACGACCCTCTCGCCGACCTGGATGTGCAACTCGAACGGGACGGAATGCGTGCTCCTTTGGCTGCGCAGTCAGACGGCCTCCGCTCGATGGCGGTGATCGCACTCCAACTCCTCACCGCTGATGCCGCTCGGGTCCTCGCTATCGACGAACCCGAGATCCACCTGCATCCACGCGGGCAGGCAAACCTCGCCGAGATTCTCTCTTTGGCTCCGGGGCAGCGCGCCGTTGCAACCCACGCGCCTGCGGTCCTTAGCAAGTTCCTACCAGAGCATGTCGTTGCCATCACCGCAGGTGGGTGTCGCCAGTTGCCCGTCGCTGCTTTCGCTGGTGATCCCAAACGTCTTCAGCACTGGTGGGTGGAGTCTGCACTTGAGCCGCTCACAGCCGACCGGGTTGTCTTCGTAGAGGGAGTCTCTGACCGCATTCTCCTGCGATCGGTCGCTCGCCTGCTGGGGCATGACTTCGACCGTCGTGGCGTCTCGGTGGTCAGCCTCGGAGGTGCAGCGAACTTCAAGCCCGCTATTCAGCTCTTCGGGCCGAGTGGTTTCAGGCTTCGGCTTTTCGGCCTTGTCGACAACGCTGAAGCCACCTTCCCCGCGAAGGCTCTTGGCGTCGCGGTACCCGACCTACACAAGCACGATATTCTGATCTCAACCCCCGATCTTGAGGCTGAAGTCGTCGTTGCGCTTGGAGTAAGCGCCACCGTGGGGCTTCTCGTGGCCTCAGGGCTGTTTACGGAGGCTGGAATCTTGCATGCGACGGGTGCCGCAACG